A genome region from Pseudomonas pergaminensis includes the following:
- a CDS encoding DUF3757 domain-containing protein, with the protein MRSSLLAGMLATMALVNTVGAATSTCPSIQAIKQTEMINGGYRYEASQPDGRAWIGENPLAAASYLNDSTFHDARYDANNKTVTCTYKGPMNNDASFSVALKPVSAWNLIPPIGEWKGTYCEALAISKCSFTHQ; encoded by the coding sequence AAGCTCACTACTTGCAGGTATGTTGGCCACGATGGCCCTGGTGAACACTGTCGGTGCAGCGACCTCCACCTGTCCCTCGATCCAAGCCATCAAACAAACGGAGATGATCAATGGCGGTTACCGCTATGAGGCGTCACAACCTGATGGACGGGCCTGGATAGGTGAAAACCCGTTGGCTGCCGCTTCGTACTTGAATGATTCGACCTTTCACGATGCCCGGTACGATGCAAACAACAAAACCGTCACCTGCACCTATAAGGGCCCCATGAATAACGACGCGAGCTTTTCGGTCGCGCTCAAACCTGTGTCTGCCTGGAACCTTATCCCTCCTATTGGCGAGTGGAAAGGCACGTATTGCGAAGCACTGGCAATTTCCAAGTGCTCATTTACGCATCAGTAA
- the fdhA gene encoding formaldehyde dehydrogenase, glutathione-independent translates to MSGNRGVVYLGNGKVEVQKIDYPKMQDPRGRKIEHGVILRVVSTNICGSDQHMVRGRTTAQTGLVLGHEITGEVIEKGSDVENLKIGDLVSVPFNVACGRCRSCKEQHTGVCLTVNPARAGGAYGYVDMGDWTGGQAEYVLVPYADFNLLKLPDRDKAMEKIRDLTCLSDILPTGYHGAVTAGVGPGSTVYIAGAGPVGLAAAASARLLGAAVVIIGDVNPIRLAHAKAQGFEIADLSQDTPLHEQIAALLGEPEVDCAVDAVGFEARGHGHEGVKAEAPATVLNSLMGVVRVAGKIGIPGLYVTEDPGAVDAAAKMGSLSIRFGLGWAKSHSFHTGQTPVMKYNRALMQAIMWDRINIAEIVGVQVISLDDAPRGYGEFDAGVPKKFVIDPHKLFSAA, encoded by the coding sequence ATGTCTGGTAATCGTGGTGTCGTGTATCTCGGCAACGGCAAGGTCGAAGTACAGAAAATCGACTATCCCAAAATGCAGGACCCCCGTGGCAGGAAGATTGAGCACGGCGTCATCCTGCGCGTGGTCTCCACCAACATCTGCGGCTCCGACCAACACATGGTGCGTGGCCGCACCACTGCCCAGACCGGCCTGGTGCTCGGTCATGAAATCACCGGTGAAGTGATCGAGAAGGGCAGCGACGTCGAAAACCTGAAGATCGGCGACCTGGTTTCCGTACCCTTCAACGTGGCGTGCGGCCGCTGCCGTTCCTGCAAGGAGCAGCACACCGGCGTATGCCTCACCGTCAACCCGGCCCGTGCCGGTGGCGCCTACGGCTACGTCGACATGGGCGACTGGACCGGTGGTCAGGCCGAGTACGTGCTGGTGCCGTACGCCGACTTCAACCTGCTCAAACTGCCGGACCGCGACAAGGCCATGGAGAAAATCCGCGACCTGACCTGCCTCTCCGACATTCTCCCCACCGGCTACCACGGCGCCGTCACTGCCGGCGTTGGCCCAGGCAGCACGGTTTATATCGCCGGTGCCGGCCCTGTGGGCTTGGCGGCGGCGGCATCGGCGCGCCTGTTGGGTGCGGCAGTGGTGATCATCGGTGACGTCAACCCGATCCGCCTGGCCCACGCCAAGGCCCAGGGCTTCGAGATTGCCGACCTGTCCCAGGACACCCCGCTGCACGAACAGATCGCCGCACTGCTGGGTGAGCCGGAAGTGGACTGCGCCGTCGATGCCGTGGGCTTCGAAGCCCGTGGTCATGGTCATGAAGGCGTCAAGGCGGAAGCCCCGGCCACCGTGCTCAACTCCCTGATGGGCGTGGTGCGCGTGGCGGGCAAGATCGGTATCCCTGGCCTGTACGTCACCGAAGATCCGGGTGCTGTGGACGCTGCGGCAAAAATGGGCAGCCTGAGCATCCGCTTCGGCCTGGGCTGGGCCAAGTCCCACAGCTTCCACACCGGCCAGACCCCGGTGATGAAGTACAACCGCGCGTTGATGCAGGCGATCATGTGGGACCGTATCAACATTGCCGAGATCGTCGGTGTGCAGGTGATCAGCCTGGACGACGCGCCGCGTGGGTATGGCGAGTTCGATGCGGGTGTGCCGAAGAAGTTTGTGATTGATCCGCATAAGTTGTTCAGTGCGGCATAA
- the purU gene encoding formyltetrahydrofolate deformylase produces MSRAPDTWILTADCPSVLGTVDAVTRYLFEQGCYVTEHHSFDDRLSGRFFIRVEFRQPEGFDEQAFRDGLATRGEAFGMIFELTAPNYRPKVVIMVSKADHCLNDLLYRQRIGQLSMDVVAVVSNHPDLKPLADWHQIPYYHFPLDPNDKPSQERQVWQVVEDTGAELVILARYMQVLSPELCRKLDGKAINIHHSLLPGFKGAKPYHQAYNKGVKLVGATAHYINNDLDEGPIIAQGVEVVDHSHYPEDLIAKGRDIEGLTLARAVGYHIERRVFLNANRTVVL; encoded by the coding sequence ATGAGCCGCGCACCTGATACATGGATTTTGACCGCCGACTGCCCCAGCGTGCTCGGCACGGTGGACGCGGTCACCCGCTACCTGTTCGAGCAGGGCTGCTACGTTACCGAGCACCACTCGTTCGATGACCGGCTTTCGGGCCGGTTTTTCATCCGCGTGGAGTTCCGCCAACCCGAGGGTTTTGACGAGCAGGCCTTCCGCGATGGCCTGGCCACCCGTGGCGAGGCCTTCGGCATGATCTTCGAACTCACCGCGCCAAACTACCGGCCAAAAGTGGTGATCATGGTCTCCAAGGCCGATCACTGCCTGAACGACCTGCTGTATCGCCAGCGTATCGGCCAACTGTCGATGGACGTGGTCGCGGTGGTGTCCAACCACCCCGATTTGAAACCTTTGGCCGACTGGCACCAAATTCCCTACTACCATTTCCCCCTCGACCCCAACGACAAACCGTCCCAGGAGCGTCAGGTGTGGCAAGTGGTGGAAGACACCGGCGCGGAATTGGTGATCCTTGCGCGCTACATGCAAGTGCTGTCGCCGGAGCTGTGCCGCAAGCTGGATGGCAAGGCCATCAACATTCACCACTCGTTGCTGCCGGGGTTCAAGGGCGCCAAGCCGTATCACCAGGCGTACAACAAGGGCGTGAAGTTGGTGGGGGCCACAGCGCATTACATCAACAACGATCTGGATGAAGGCCCGATCATTGCCCAGGGTGTGGAGGTGGTGGATCACAGTCATTACCCCGAGGATTTGATCGCCAAGGGGCGCGATATCGAAGGGCTGACGTTGGCCCGGGCCGTTGGGTATCACATTGAGCGGCGGGTGTTTTTGAACGCCAATCGCACGGTCGTTCTTTAG
- a CDS encoding sarcosine oxidase subunit gamma has protein sequence MTAANVYQQRPTTGAKAESSLHHADLASLVGKGRKNAGVTVREKKLLGHLTIRGDGHDAAFAAGVHKALGIELPGALQVIVKGETSLQWLGPDEWLLIVPSGEEFAAEQNLRAALGELHIQVVNVSGGQQILELSGPNVRDVLMKSTSYDVHPNNFPVGKAVGTVFAKSQLVIRHTAEDTWELVIRRSFSDYWWLWLQDASAEFGLSVQA, from the coding sequence ATGACAGCAGCCAATGTTTACCAACAACGCCCCACCACCGGCGCCAAGGCCGAGTCGTCGCTGCACCATGCCGACCTCGCAAGCCTGGTCGGCAAGGGCCGCAAGAACGCCGGCGTGACCGTGCGTGAAAAGAAACTCCTGGGCCACCTGACCATTCGTGGCGATGGCCACGATGCAGCCTTCGCTGCGGGCGTGCACAAGGCCCTGGGCATCGAATTGCCCGGCGCCTTGCAAGTGATCGTCAAGGGTGAAACCAGCCTGCAGTGGCTCGGCCCGGATGAGTGGTTGCTGATCGTGCCAAGCGGTGAAGAATTCGCCGCTGAGCAAAACCTGCGTGCCGCGTTGGGTGAGTTGCATATCCAGGTCGTCAACGTCAGCGGCGGCCAGCAGATCCTTGAGCTCAGCGGCCCGAATGTGCGCGATGTGCTGATGAAATCCACCAGCTACGACGTGCACCCCAACAACTTCCCGGTGGGCAAGGCGGTGGGCACGGTGTTCGCCAAGTCGCAACTGGTGATCCGCCACACGGCTGAAGACACTTGGGAGCTGGTGATTCGTCGCAGCTTCTCGGACTACTGGTGGTTGTGGCTGCAGGATGCATCCGCCGAATTCGGCCTGAGCGTTCAAGCCTGA
- a CDS encoding sarcosine oxidase subunit alpha, whose translation MSQTNRLSNGGRIDRNKVLTFTFNGQSYKGFEGDTLAAALLANGVDIIGRSFKYSRPRGIFAAGAEEPNAVLQIGATEATQIPNVRATQQALYQGLVATSTNGWPNVNTDVMGILGKVGGKLMPPGFYYKTFMYPQSFWMTYEKYIRKAAGLGRSPTENDPDTYDNFNRHCDVLVVGAGPAGLAAALAAARSGARVILADEQEEFGGSLLDSRESLDGKPAAEWVASVIAELKALPDVVLLPRATVNGYHDHNFLTIHERLTDHLGDRAPIGVVRQRIHRVRAKRVVLATGACERPLVYGNNDVPGNMLAGAVSTYVRRYGVAPGKKLVLSTNNDHAYRVALDWLDAGLQVVAVADVRHNPRGALVEEARAKGIRILTGSAVIEARGSKHVTAARVAAIDVKAHKVTSPGEWLDCDLVASSGGYSPVVHLASHLGGKPTWREDILGFVPGEAPQKRVCVGGINGVYGLGDSLADGFEGGVRAASEAGFAPVEGTLPKALSRLEEPTLAIYQVPHDKPTARAPKQFVDLQNDVTAAAIELATREGFESVEHVKRYTALGFGTDQGKLGNVNGLAIAARSLNVTIPQMGTTMFRPNYTPVTFGAVAGRHCGHIFEPVRYTALHAWHVKNGAEFEDVGQWKRPWYFPRNGEDLHAAVKRECLAVRDSVGLLDASTLGKIDIQGPDAREFLNRIYTNAWTKLDVGKARYGLMCKEDGMVFDDGVTACLADNHFLMTTTTGGAARVLQWLEIYQQTEWPDLKVYFTSVTDHWATMTLSGPNSRKLLAEVTDIDLDKDGFPFMTWKEGLVGGVPARVFRISFTGELSYEVNVQADYAMGVLEQIVAAGQKYNLTPYGTETMHVLRAEKGFIIVGQDTDGSMTPDDLNMGWCVGRTKPFSWIGWRGMNREDCVREERKQLVGLKPVDPKVWLPEGAQLVFDPKQSIPMKMVGHVTSSYAHNSLGYSFAMAVVKGGLKRIGERVFSPQADGSVIEAEIVSSVFFDPKGDRQNI comes from the coding sequence ATGAGCCAGACCAATCGCCTGTCCAACGGTGGCCGGATCGACCGTAATAAAGTCCTGACGTTTACCTTCAACGGCCAGAGCTACAAAGGCTTTGAAGGCGACACACTGGCCGCAGCCCTGCTGGCCAACGGCGTCGACATCATCGGCCGCAGCTTCAAGTACTCGCGCCCTCGCGGCATCTTCGCTGCGGGCGCCGAAGAGCCGAACGCGGTGCTGCAGATCGGCGCCACCGAGGCCACCCAGATTCCCAACGTGCGCGCCACGCAACAGGCGCTGTACCAAGGCCTGGTCGCCACCAGCACCAACGGCTGGCCGAACGTCAACACTGACGTGATGGGCATCCTCGGCAAGGTCGGCGGCAAGCTGATGCCGCCGGGGTTCTACTACAAAACCTTCATGTACCCGCAATCGTTCTGGATGACTTACGAGAAGTACATCCGTAAGGCAGCAGGTCTTGGCCGCTCGCCGACCGAGAACGACCCGGACACCTACGACAACTTCAACCGTCACTGTGACGTGCTGGTCGTCGGCGCCGGCCCTGCGGGCTTGGCTGCCGCACTGGCCGCCGCCCGCAGCGGTGCCCGTGTGATCCTCGCTGACGAGCAGGAAGAGTTTGGCGGTTCGCTGCTGGACTCGCGCGAAAGCCTCGACGGCAAGCCAGCCGCTGAATGGGTTGCCAGCGTCATTGCTGAATTGAAAGCCCTGCCGGACGTGGTGCTGCTGCCCCGCGCCACCGTCAACGGCTACCACGACCATAACTTCCTGACCATTCACGAACGCCTCACCGACCACCTCGGTGACCGTGCGCCGATTGGTGTGGTGCGCCAACGTATCCATCGTGTGCGCGCCAAGCGCGTGGTGCTGGCGACCGGTGCGTGTGAGCGCCCGCTGGTGTACGGCAACAACGACGTGCCGGGCAACATGCTGGCCGGTGCGGTTTCTACCTACGTGCGTCGCTATGGCGTGGCGCCGGGCAAGAAATTGGTGCTGTCGACCAACAACGATCACGCCTACCGCGTTGCGCTGGACTGGCTCGACGCCGGCCTGCAAGTGGTGGCCGTGGCTGATGTACGCCACAACCCACGCGGCGCACTGGTTGAAGAAGCCCGCGCCAAAGGTATTCGAATCCTCACCGGCAGCGCTGTGATCGAGGCCCGTGGCAGCAAGCACGTCACCGCCGCACGCGTCGCTGCGATTGATGTGAAAGCGCACAAAGTCACCAGCCCAGGCGAGTGGCTGGATTGCGATCTGGTCGCCAGCTCTGGCGGCTACAGCCCAGTGGTCCACCTGGCTTCGCACTTGGGCGGCAAGCCGACCTGGCGTGAAGACATCCTCGGTTTTGTGCCCGGTGAAGCCCCGCAGAAACGCGTGTGCGTCGGCGGTATCAACGGCGTCTATGGCCTTGGCGATTCCCTGGCGGACGGTTTTGAAGGCGGCGTGCGCGCGGCCAGCGAAGCCGGTTTTGCCCCGGTGGAAGGCACCTTGCCGAAAGCCCTGAGCCGCTTGGAAGAGCCGACGTTGGCGATCTACCAAGTGCCGCACGACAAGCCAACCGCACGGGCACCGAAGCAATTTGTCGACCTGCAAAACGACGTGACCGCCGCCGCCATCGAACTGGCGACCCGCGAAGGTTTCGAGTCGGTCGAGCACGTCAAACGCTACACCGCGTTGGGTTTCGGCACCGACCAGGGCAAGTTGGGCAACGTCAACGGCCTGGCGATTGCCGCTCGTTCGCTGAACGTGACCATCCCGCAGATGGGCACCACCATGTTCCGTCCCAACTACACGCCGGTGACCTTCGGCGCGGTAGCGGGTCGTCACTGTGGGCACATCTTCGAACCGGTGCGCTACACCGCGCTGCACGCCTGGCACGTGAAGAACGGCGCCGAGTTTGAAGACGTCGGCCAGTGGAAACGCCCTTGGTACTTCCCACGCAACGGTGAAGACCTGCACGCCGCCGTCAAACGCGAATGCCTGGCCGTGCGTGACAGCGTCGGCCTGTTGGACGCGTCGACCCTCGGCAAGATCGACATCCAGGGCCCGGACGCGCGCGAATTCCTCAACCGCATCTACACCAACGCCTGGACCAAGCTCGATGTGGGCAAGGCGCGCTACGGCCTGATGTGCAAGGAAGACGGCATGGTCTTCGATGACGGCGTGACCGCCTGTCTCGCCGACAACCACTTCCTAATGACCACCACCACCGGCGGCGCTGCCCGTGTGCTGCAATGGCTGGAAATCTACCAACAGACCGAATGGCCAGACCTCAAGGTGTACTTCACCTCGGTCACCGACCACTGGGCGACCATGACCCTGTCCGGCCCCAACAGCCGCAAGCTGCTGGCGGAAGTCACCGATATCGACCTGGACAAGGACGGCTTCCCGTTCATGACCTGGAAGGAAGGTTTGGTCGGCGGCGTACCGGCCCGTGTGTTCCGTATCTCGTTTACCGGCGAGCTGTCGTACGAAGTCAACGTGCAGGCCGACTACGCCATGGGCGTGCTGGAACAAATCGTCGCGGCCGGCCAAAAGTACAACCTGACCCCGTACGGCACCGAAACCATGCACGTGCTGCGGGCCGAGAAGGGCTTCATCATCGTCGGCCAGGACACCGACGGGTCGATGACCCCGGACGACCTGAACATGGGCTGGTGCGTCGGCCGCACCAAGCCGTTCTCGTGGATCGGCTGGCGCGGCATGAACCGTGAAGACTGCGTGCGCGAAGAGCGCAAGCAACTGGTGGGCCTCAAGCCGGTCGATCCGAAAGTATGGCTGCCGGAAGGCGCGCAGTTGGTGTTCGATCCGAAGCAGTCGATCCCGATGAAGATGGTCGGCCACGTGACATCGAGCTATGCGCATAACTCCCTGGGTTATTCGTTTGCGATGGCGGTGGTGAAGGGTGGCTTGAAGCGCATCGGCGAGCGGGTGTTCTCACCGCAAGCGGATGGCAGCGTGATCGAGGCGGAGATTGTGTCCTCGGTGTTCTTCGACCCCAAAGGCGATCGCCAGAACATCTGA
- a CDS encoding sarcosine oxidase subunit delta — MLHIFCPHCGELRSEEEFHASGQAHIPRPLDPNACTDEEWGDYMFFRDNPRGLHHELWIHAAGCRQYFNATRDTLTYEILETYKIGEKPQFTAKASGEKV, encoded by the coding sequence ATGTTGCATATCTTCTGTCCTCACTGTGGCGAACTGCGCTCCGAAGAGGAATTCCACGCCTCCGGCCAAGCGCACATCCCGCGCCCGCTGGACCCGAATGCCTGCACCGATGAAGAGTGGGGCGACTACATGTTCTTCCGCGACAACCCCCGCGGGCTGCACCACGAACTGTGGATTCACGCCGCCGGTTGCCGCCAGTACTTCAACGCGACCCGCGACACCCTGACCTACGAAATTCTTGAAACCTACAAGATCGGTGAGAAGCCACAATTCACCGCCAAGGCCTCTGGAGAGAAGGTATGA